The Pseudomonas viciae genomic interval TCTGGCCGACCCTGGAGCGCCAGGTGCGCATCGAGGGCACAGTGGTGAAGGTCACGGCGCAGGAATCGGACGCCTATTACCAGGTGCGGCCGCTGGGCAGCCGTCTCGGCGCCTGGGCTTCACCCCAGAGTCGGGTGATTGCTGGGCGCGGTGAGCTGGAAGACTTGCTCAAGGCTACGCAACAGCGCTTCAACGACAACCAACCCCACTGCCCGGAGCACTGGGGCGGTTATCGCTTGCTGCCTGAGCGCATCGAATTCTGGCAGGGGCGCGCGAGCCGCCTGCACGATCGCCTCAACTACCGCCTGCAAGGGGCGAACTGGATTCGTGAGCGTCTGGCGCCTTAGTCTCGGGATAATTTGCCGCAGCGGTTTGAAGCCATTGCGGCAGGTCCCGACGTTTGATGCCTTGCTCCTTGGCGCGGGCCAGTTGCTGCAGCATGTAGGTTTTTTTCTGCTCATCCCGCCCCGCCAGCGACAGTGCCAGGTCGCGGTCTATCCAGCGTTTGATTCGCACGTACAGCCACCAGTGGAAGTACAGACCGGCCACGGTGGTCGCGACGATGATGAAATAATCCATGAAAAATCCCAGGGTGATGACGCAGGTTTCCGAAATTGGCGCTACTGTTTGGTGAATTTTTCGGGTGCGCCTGTATCCCACCTGAATGAAAGCAATTTTATCCCAGCGGGGCCGTGACAGGCGTCAAGCTGCGGAGTTTAATGAATCCCTGTCTTTTGGAGTTGATGCTATGCGTAAGTCTGTTTTGCTGGTTGCTTCCTTTTCCACGATGGCGATGTTGCTCACTGGCTGTCAGTCGAGCCTGACCGGTGACTCCTACTCCCGTGACGAAGCGCGTCGCGTGCAGACGATCCGCATGGGGACCATCGAATCCCTGCGTCCGGTCAAGATCGAAGGCACCAAGACCCCAATCGGCGGTGCGGCCGGTGCAGTGGTCGGTGGTGTAGGCGGCAGCGCGATCGGTGGTGGCCGTGGCAGCATCGTCGCCGCGGTGATTGGCGCGGTGGCCGGTGGCCTGATTGGTTCGGCAACCGAAGAAGGCCTGACCCGCACCCAGGGCGTGGAAATCACCGTTCGCGAAGATGACGGCAGCATGCGTGCCTATGTGCAGCAGGTGCAGGAGAACGAGGTGTTCCGTGTGGGTGAGCGGGTTCGTATCTCCACTGTGGGCGGCACGAGTCGCGTATCGCACTAAGCTGGAATTGCTTTGAAACGGCGCTTTTCCTGGACGGAAGGCGCCGTTTTTTATGGCTTCGTTTCGGGGGGCGGCGTACATATCCGTTTCTTCGGTAACGGCTGCTTATGGTTCCGCTCTTACAGCGGGTCACTTTTGAGAAGCGCAAAAGTAACCAAAACGCTTTTGCCCCACCACTCGGTGCCTCGCCTGGGCTCGGCATGCCTGAACGAAGGCATTGCTCCGTGGGGCCGCCGCGAAGGGCCATCCATGGCCCAGCGCGGCTAACCCGGCATCCATGCCGGGTTGCCCACTGCGCAATGCCTTCGTTCAGCCAGCGTGGTTAATGGGGCGCCCGAGATCAACGTCCACCGCGAGGCGGCCTGATAGCCGACCTGGTTCTGGGTGGGGTCGCGTTTCTCCTGTAGGAGCGAGCTTGCTCGCCATGGCGGTGGTTCAGTCGCATGGATGTTGGGTTTGCCGTGCTAAGGCAACGAAATCCTCTTTCAGGCTCATGGCGTCTCTCGTAGTCCAAGGCATGATGGCTTTCCGGCGAAATTGGCTCGCTGGAAAGTGTCCACCATGTCCCCGCACACCCGTCAACCATGTGTCCGGTCCGTACACACTCTTCAAAAATGAGCCGCCGTAAGGGCCACCCCTTTCAAGGTCTTAGGTAAAATCCCCTGAAGTTTCTATCAGGGATACCAGAACGATGTGGGCCGATGTTCTAGCGCGTTTCGAGAAAAAAGCACCTGCCAGCGTTATGGCCAAATTGGCGCTGGAGCACGCTATTGCCCCTGAGTGGGTCGATCAGGTCTTCGAAGAACATCGGCAACGGCAGTATTCTCGTGAGCTACTGTTCTCGACCATCATCAAGCTGATGTCCCTTGTTTCATTGGGTTTGAAGCCATCCCTGCACGCCGCGGCGCGGCAACTGGAAGATCTTCCTGTCAGCCTGGCGGCCCTCTACGACAAGATCAGTCGTACCGAGCCAGCTTTGTTGCGCGCCCTGGTCACGGGCTGTGCGCAGCGCCTGGCTCCAACCATCAAGGAGTTGGGTTGCACGACGATGTTGCCGGGTTGGCAGGTTCGGGTGGTGGACGGTAATCACTTGGCATCCACTGAGAAACGACTGGGGGCTTTACGCCACGAGCGCGGCGCCGCTCGGCCCGGGTTTTCGGTGGTTGTCTACGACCCCGACCTGGATCAAGTCATCGACCTGCAGGCATGTGAAGATGCCTACGCAAGCGAGCGTGTTTGTGTGCTGCCTCTCTTGGCCGATGCCGAGCCGGGCCAGGTGTGGCTGGCTGATCGACTCTATTGCACGCTCCCGGTCATGGAGGCTTGCGAACAGGTCAAAACCTCCTTTGTCATTCGTCAACAAGCCAAGCATCCGCGCTTGATTCAAGAGGGTCATTGGCAAGAACCCGTGCCTGTGGGCGCGGGCACTGTGCGTGAGCAGATCATTCAGGTCAGAGGCGGTTATCAGTGTCGGCGTGTCGAACTGACGCTTCATTCGCCAACAGACTCGGGTGACAGCAGCTTGATGTTCTGGAGCAACCTGCCTGAAAGCGTCAGCGCGCAGCAGATCGCGGAACTCTATCGCCGCCGCTGGAGCATTGAAGGCATGTTCCAGCGACTGGAAACAATCCTGGAAAGTGAAATCGAAACCCTTGGTAGCCCAAAGGCTGCATTGCTCGGGTTCACTACTGCGGTGTTGGCCTACAACGTCCTGGCCGTACTCAAACGAAGCGTCGAGCAAGCTCATCAGGCTTCCCAGCCTGCCGGCTGGGAAGCCTCAACCTATCACTTGGCGGTTCAGGTCCGGAGTGGTTATGAAGGCCTGCAAATTGCGCTGCCCTCGGAATGTTTTCCCGTCATACCTCTGGAAAAACTGGCCCAGCGCTTGTTGGAACTGGCCAGAAACATCCAACCAAAACAAGTTGCGAAAAATCCCCGGGGCCCCAAGGTGCCTAAACCCAAAACATGGGTGCAAGGCACTGCGGTGCATGCACATGTTTCAACGGACCGGGTAATCAAGGCCGCCAAAACGAAAAGACCTTGAAAGGGATGGCCGTAAGGGCGGAACCCTAAGTAGCCGTTACCGCAGCAATGGATATACACACCCCTCAGGCAGCCAGGAGTCAGCTTGGCAATGCAGGCTGCTTGCGACTGGCCGCCGCTGTCACCGCGTAACCCAACAAAGCCGCCAATATCGAACCCGTGAGAATCCCCATCCGGTCCATGCCGGCGTAGTCACTCACACCCGGCTCGAACGCCAGGGAGCCGACGAACAGGCTCATGGTGAACCCAATACCGCACAAGATTGCCACGCCCAATACCTGGCCCCAGTTGGCACCAAGGGGCAGGCTGGCGATGCCGATTTTCACCGCCAGCCAGGTCAGGCCGAAGACGCCAACGGTCTTGCCCAGCAACAGGCCGATGGCGATGCCCATTGGCACGTGATGGGTGAAGCTCTCGACGGTGACGCCGCTCAGGGACAGGCCGGCGTTGGCGAAGGCGAACAGCGGCAGGATGCCGTAGGCCACCCAGGGATGCAGGGCATGTTCCAGGGTCAGCAGTGGCGAAGTCTCGGCGTTTTTCGTGCGCAGCGGAATGCAGAATGCCAGGGTCACCCCGGCCAGGGTGGCATGGACACCGCTCTTGAGTACGCACACCCAAAGAATCAGGCCGACCACCATATAGGGCCCGAGCTTGACCACGCCCATTCGATTCAACGCCACCAGCGCGGCGATGCAGGCGGCTGCCAGTATGAGCGACAGGCTGGACAGGGCGCCGGAGTAAAAGATCGCGATGATGATAATGGCGCCCAGGTCATCGATGATCGCCAGGGTCATCAGGAACAGCTTGAGCGACACCGGCACCCGCTTGCCCAGCAAGGCCAGCACGCCAAGGGCAAATGCAATGTCGGTGGCCGTCGGAATCGCCCAGCCGGCGAGGGCGGCCGGATTGTCACGGTTGAGGAACCAGTAGATCAGTGCCGGCACCACCATGCCGCCAATCGCCGCCGCACCCGGCAAGACGATTTGCGACGGTTTCGACAACTGTCCGCCGAGGACCTCGCGCTTGACCTCTAGGCCGATGAGCAGGAAGAACATCGCCATCAGGCCGTCGTTGATCCACAGCAACAATGGTTTGGCGATTTTCAACGCCCCGACCTGGGCCACCACCGGCGTGTCCAGCAAGCCGTTGTAGAGCCAGGAAAGAGGTGAATTATTGATGGCCAAGGCCAGTACGGCGGCGGCGATCAGCAGCAGGCCGCTGGCTGCTTCCAGCTGGAAAAAGCGTGTCAGAGAATTACGTAGAGCCACGATCGCTCTCCATTCATCGAATCAAAAAGATGGCACACCCTAACCCGTACTGTTAGTTGTTAAAACAAAAGTTATATTCTTTTTTGTTATATGACGTTACAACGCCTGTACGGCGCGGTCTGGCAGTTACGGCGCATATTGGACCTTAGCTGTACCTGTGCGCGATGTCGGTTTTTTCCTAAGCTTGTGACTGGTTTTTCCGAGACCAAAGTCGCGCCTGTATGAGCATCAGGTTTCCCCGCGTCGAACCGATCCAGTGAGAACACACCATGAATGACCACCATCAGTGGGCGCGCGAAGCGATTCGCATCATTGAGGCTGACTTCCAGCGCAGTGCCGATACCCACCTGATCCCGCTGCCGCTGCCTGGGTTGCCGGGCATCGAGCTGTACTTCAAGGATGAATCCAGCCATCCCACCGGCAGCCTCAAGCATCGACTAGCCCGCTCGCTGTTCCTCTACGCCTTGTGTAACGGCTGGCTCAAGCCTGGTGCGCCGGTGATCGAAGCCTCCAGCGGCTCGACCGCGATTTCGGAGGCTTACTTTGCCAGGCTGCTGGGCCTGCCGTTCATTGCGGTGATGCCGGCGACCACCTCCAGGGAAAAAATCGCACAGATCGCCTTCTATGGCGGCCAGAGCCATCTGGTGGATGACCCTACGCAGATCTACGCCGAGTCCGAGCGCCTGGCCCGTGAACATGATGGGCATTTCATCGACCAGTTCACCTATGCCGAGCGCGCCACGGACTGGCGGGCCAATAACAACATTGCCGAATCGATCTTCCAGCAGATGCGCTTCGAGCAGCATCCGGAGCCAAGCTGGTTGATTTCCAGCCCCGGCACCGGCGGCACCACGGCCACCCTGGGGCGCTACGTGCGTTATCGCCAGCACGGCACCCGTGTGCTGTGTGCCGACGCCGAGCGTTCGGTGTTCTTTGACTACTACCGCAGCGGCGATGCCAGCCTGCGCCTGGATTGCGGCTCGCGGATCGAAGGCATTGGCCGGCCACGGGTCGAAGCGTCGTTTTTGCCCAAAGTCATCGATGCGATGGTCAAGGTCCCGGACGCCCTGTCACTGGCGGCCATGCACTACCTGGCCCAGCGTTTGGGACGACGGGTCGGTGGCTCCAGCGGCACCAACCTGATCGGTGCGTTGATCGCCGCGAGGCAGATGGTGGAAGCGGGGGAGTCGGGGTCGATCGTGGCGATTTTGTGTGACGGCGGCGAGCGCTATGCCACGACCTATTACGATCCTGCGTGGCTCAAGGCCCAGGGGTATGAGTTGAGTGGGTTGATGGAGGCCGTGGCGGCGAGTGTGGAGCGGGGTGAGGCGCTGCCAGAGAATGTGTTGCGAGCCAATATCTGAAAACACTGAGACCTTCCTGTGGGAGCGGGCTTGCTCGCGAAGACGGTGGATCAGTCAAATAAGGGCTGACTGACCCTCCGCCTTCGAGCAAGCCCGCTCCCACGGGAAGTTAGTGTCAGGCTTCGAGGCCGAGGATATCCCGCGCCACTGCCTCGGCAATCCGGATCCCGTCCACGCCCGCCGACAGGATTCCGCCCGCGTAACCGGCGCCTTCACCGGCCGGGAACAGACCCTTGACGTTCAGGCTCTGCAGCGTTTCGTTGCGGGTAATGCGCAGTGGCGACGAGGTGCGGGTTTCGATCCCGGTCAGCACGGCGTCATGCAGCGAATAGCCGCGAATCTGTTTCTCGAATGCGGGCAGGGCTTCGCGGATGGCTTCGATGGCAAAGTCCGGCAGGGCCAGGGCCAGGTCGCCCAGGGAAACGCCTGGCTTGTAGGACGGTTCGACGCTGCCCAGTGCCGTAGACGGCTTGCCGGCGATGAAATCGCCCACCAGTTGCGCCGGGGCTTCGTAGTTGCTGCCGCCAAGCACGAACGCATGGGACTCCAGGCGCTCCTGCAACTCGATCCCCGCCAGCGGGCCGCCCGGATAATCGACTTCCGGGGTGATGCCGACGACGATGCCGGAGTTGGCGTTGCGCTCGTTGCGCGAATACTGGCTCATGCCGTTGGTCACGACGCGGTTCGGCTCGGAAGTCGCGGCCACCACGGTGCCGCCCGGGCACATGCAGAAGCTGTACACCGAGCGTCCGTTTTTGGCGTGGTGCACCAGTTTGTAGTCGGCGGCGCCGAGTTTCGGGTGGCCGGCGTACTTGCCCAGGCGCGCACTGTCGATCAGCGATTGCGGGTGTTCGATACGGAAACCCACCGAGAACGGCTTGGCTTCCATGTATACGCCGCGGCTGTGGAGCATGCGGAAGGTGTCTCGGGCGCTGTGGCCCAGGGCCAGGATCACATGCCTGGAATGAATCTGTTCACCGCCGGCCAACTCGACGCCGACCAGTTGGCCATCCTCGATCAGCACGTCGGTGACTCGCTGCTGGAAGCGCACTTCACCGCCCAGGGCGCGAATCTGCTCACGCATGTTTTCCACTACGCCTGTCAGACGGAACGTACCGATATGCGGCTTGCTGACGTAGAGAATTTCTTCTGGCGCACCGGCCTTGACGAATTCGTGCAGGACCTTGCGGCCAAGGAATTTGGGATCCTTGATCTGGCTGTAGAGCTTGCCATCGGAGAACGTCCCCGCGCCGCCCTCGCCGAATTGCACGTTGGATTCGGGGTTGAGCACGCTTTTGCGCCACAGGCCCCAGGTGTCCTTGGTGCGCTGGCGGACTTCCGGACCGCGCTCAAGGACGATCGGCTTGAAACCCATCTGCGCCAGCAACATGGCGGCGAAGATCCCGCACGGGCCGAAGCCGACCACGATCGGCCGCTCGCTCAGGTCTGCCGGCGCCTGGCCGACCACTTTGTAGCTGACATCCGGTGCTTCGTTGACGTTACGGTCATCGGCGAACTTGCGCAGCAGGCTGGCTTCATCGCGCACCGTCAGGTCGATGGTGTAGATAAAGCACAGTTCGGAGGACTTTTTGCGAGCGTCGTAGCTGCGCTTGAACAAGGTGAAGTCGAGCAGGTCATCGCTGGCGATGCCCAGGCGCTGCACGATGGCAGGGCGCAAGTCTTCTTCGGGATGGTCGATCGGCAGCTTGAGTTCGGTGATTCGTAACATGACGGGGTCCGGTTCGCGGGGCGCACAACTGCGCCAGGGCGTGAACCGGCGATTATAAGCCAAAAGCGGCGAATCAGTCGTTGCGCGCACCACCGAAGTAGGCGCAGCCGCGCTGGACCTGACCGTTGACCCGCAGCTCGGCGCTCATGTGTTGCACGCTGCCAGTGACGCTGTCGACGCAGCGCTGGGGGGCGACCCAGAGCTCGACCTTCTGGCCGTTGGCCTCGGTGCTGAGGTTGACGCGGCCATCACCCAGTTGCTCCTCCATGTAAGGCACCGCCAGCGGTGGTTGACCCTCACGTTCGAGCACCAGGCCCTTGCCGCTGGCCTTGAGGCTCCACTCGGGGCCATGGCCGGCGGCGCGCAGGATCAACAATCTGAAATCTCCGTCATCGCAGGCAGTGCCCGAGCGCTCCAGGCGATACAGCTGCTCCAGGTCCAATTGGCTGTCGGTACCGGCCGCCGTGCTGGAGACGATACGGCCGCGCACATCGGCAAACAGCTTGCCCCGCTCGTCGGCCAGGCTGGCGGCCTGTTGCAGCACACTGGTGCCACCGCTGTCGTTGACGATGTAGCGGCGCTGTTCCTGGCACGGCTGGAACACCAGCTTGCCATCGGCCGCTGTGAGTTCGCCCTGCATGCGCGTCTGGTCGGCGTGGGAGGCACTCTGACGCGGGGCGTCGAGCAATTGGCAGCCGGCAAAGAGCGGCAGGAGGGCGACAAACAGCAGGGAGCGAGCGGCACGCATCATTGGGTCTCCAGACAAGTGCCGCCACGTTACTCAGACTGATCCTGCATCACAAGGGGTGTCAGCCCACGTGAAAGGTCTGACCGGTTTGTAGGCCTTCGACGCTCTTGGCGTAGGCCAATGCCACATCCGCTGCGGGAACGGGTTTGAAGCCGCGGAAATAAGGCGCGTACTTGTCCATGGCTTCCAGCAGCACGTTCGGGCTCACCGAGTTGACACGCAGGCCCCGGGGCAACTCGATTGCCGCCGCACGCACGAAACTGTCCAGGGCACCGTTGACCAGGGCCGCCGACGCGCCGCTCTTGATCGGGTCGTGGCTGAGCACGCCGGTGGTGAAGGTGAACGACGCGCCGTCGTTGGCGAATTCACGGCCGATCAGCAGCAGGTTGACCTGGCCCATCAACTTGTCTTGCAAGCCCAGGGCGAAGCTGTCTTCGGTCATCTCGCCCAGGGGCGCAAAGGTGACATTGCCCGCTGCGCAGACCAGGGCATCGAAACGCCCGGTCTTTTCGAACAGGGCGCGGATCGAGGCGCTGTCACTGATATCCACCTGCAATTCACCGCTGTGGCGGCCAATCCGCACGATTTCGTGGCGGGGCGACAGTTCGTTGGCAATGGCCGAACCGATGGTGCCGTTGGCGCCGATCAACAGGATTTTCATGGGCTGTTCCTCAATGGGTTGAATGAGTTTTCAGTCTAGAGAGGTTCTTTTCATTGATAATCGTGCTAATAGGCAACCTTTGGTTTTCATTTGGAAACAATCCGATGAGCGAGATGGATGATCTGGCGGCGTTTGCCGTGTTGATGGAGGCTGGCAGCTTCACCCTGGCGGCCCAGCAGTTGGGTTGCAGCAAGGGCCAGTTGTCCAAACGCATCAGCTTGTTGGAGAGTCGGTTTTGCGTGGTATTGCTGCAGCGCACCACACGACGCTTGAGCCTCACGGCGGCCGGCGCGGCGTTGTTGCCTCAGGCCCAGGCGCTGTTGGTACAGGTGGAAAGGGCGCGTCAGGCATTGGCTCGGTTGAAGGACGATATTTCCGGGCCGGTGCGGATGACGGTTCCGGTTTCGTTGGGCGAAACCTTCTTTGAAGGGCTGCTGACGGAGTTCGCGCGCACTTACCCCAACGTGCAGATCGAGCTGGAGCTTTACAACGGCTACCGCGACCTGACCCGCGATGGCTTCGACCTGGCGATTCGTTCCGATGCCGCCATCGATGAGCGATTGGTGGCTCGCCCTCTGCTGGCCTGGCACGAAATGACCTGCGCCAGCCCGGCCTACCTCGATCAATACGGTGAACCCCAGACCCCCCAGGCCCTGGCCGAACATCGCTGTCTGCTCAACAGCCACTACAGCGGGCGGGAAGAATGGCTTTATCACCAGCAACACGAACTGCTGCGGGTCCGTGTGTCGGGGCCGTTCGCCAGCAACCACTACAGCCTGTTGAAAAAGGCGGCCCTGGCCGACGCCGGAATCGCCCGGCTGCCGTCGTACCTGCTGCAGGAAGAATTGGCTGACGGCCGCCTGCGCTGGGTGCTGCGCGAGTACCAGACCCGGCGCATGCCGATGTACCTGGTGCATCCGTATCAGGGCGGGTTGCCCAAGCGCACCCAGGTGCTGGCCGACTATTTGATTGATTGGTTCAAGCGCAGTGGTGAGGCGTTGGATCGGCTTCAACGATAACCCGTCCACCGGATGCTCCCACAGGAATTTTTAGTCTCAATGGGCGTAGCGTTTGGCGATCAGATGATCGATGGACAACACCCCCGGCCCGCGCGCCATCAGGTAGAGCAATACCGCCGCCCAGGTGCCGTGGGTCGGATAGGCGTCCGGGTAGACAAACAACTGAATGGTCAAGGTCATGCCCAACAGGGCCATCGCCGAGAAACGTGTCGCCAGTCCCAGCAGAATCAGCACCGGGAACACATGTTCGGCAGCGGCCGCCAGATGCGCTGCCAGCTCGGGCGACAGCAGCGGCAGGGCGTATTCGCTTTTGAACAGGGGAATGGTTGAGTCCGCCAGATGTGGCAGGCCGATCTGGAAGGTGCCGTCGAACAGGTCGATGGCCAGGCCCTCGATTTTGGTCTGGCCGGATTTCCAGAACACCGCGGCGATGGAAAAACGCCCAACGAAGGCGATCAGGCTGTGGGGAATTTTCTCCAGCCATTGAATGAAAGCGGTAATCAGAGCGTTCATTGGGTGACCTGCTCAGGTAAGAGATAAGTGATGGCTTGGTAGCGGATGAGCCTCGCCAGGGTCTGTTCCACGTCGAGGTCGGTGTGGCGCTCCACCGCGGTCTCGATGGCAGCGGTCAGCGACAGGCCCTGTTGCAGGGCCGTGATGAAACCATGGGCAGCGTGACTGATCGCCAGCACTTCCACGTCGAAGCCATGGCGCAGTACCAGGGCGTTTTGCGCAGAGTACGGCTCGAACGGCACGGGAGGCTCTTGCTGATGGGCGGCCCAGACCGCGACCACGGCGAAGGGCGATTGCAGCAGGCGCAGGGACGGATGAAGGCCGATCTTCAGATGCGCGGCGAGTGTGGGGGATGACAGCACCTCCACGATTCGTTCCCCACTCATGGGCTGGGCGTCGGCGGCGTGGCAGGCCTCGACTTGCAGCCGCTCCAGGCGCGCAACGTCCGCCAGATAGGGGACGCTGGCGGCGGGTTCGAACTGTTCGATGAACCGGGCAAAATCGGCACCGTAGTCGCTCATGATCGGGCTGCACGGCGCCGCCGACTGCATGTAGACCCTGGCCATGGCCCGGAAAAACTCCTCGCCCACCAGTTGCGCCACCACTGGGTAGTTGTCGGCCAGGGCATTGATCAATGAGCTGAGCACGTTGTTGCGGTACACCGCGAAGCGGTTCCCGGGATCGGCGCCATTGGCGCTGATCAAACCCGGTGGACAGGCTTTGCCTGGGTCGAGCAGGGCGGCGGCGAACTCGCTGAAGCGGCTCATGACCGGGCTCCGGCGGCGCTTAACAGTCGGTCGGCCTGACGCGCTTCGGCCAGCAGCACTTGCAATGCAGGAACATGGTTGTCTCGTTCGATCAAAGTGGCCACGGGTCCGGTTCGCTCCAGGGCTTGGCGATACAGTTGCCAGACGTCGTTGTCGATCGGCGCGCCGTGGTCGTCGATCAGCAAGCGCTCACCGAGGCTGTCGGTGTCTTCGGCAAAGCCGGCCAGATGAATTTCGCCGGTGGCCTGCAGGGGCAAGGCGTCGAGGTAGGCCAGTGGATCGCGGCGATGGTTGACGCAGGAAACGTAAACGTTGTTCACATCCAGCAGCAGGCCACAGCCGGTGCGACGAATAACTTCACTGATGAAGCAGGCCTCGTCGAGGGTCGATTCCTCGAACGCCAGATAGGTGGCCGGGTTTTCCAGCAACATCGTGCGCTTGAGGCAAGACTGCACCTGATCGACGTGTTCGCAGACGCGGTTGAGCGTCGCGTCGTCGTAGGCCAGGGGCAGCAGGTCATTGAGGAACACCGGGCCATGGCTGGACCAGGCCAGGTGTTCGGAAAAGGACTGGGGTTGATAGCGCTCGATCAGTGCGGCCAGGCGCTGCAAATGTGCGACATCCAGCGGCCCCTCGCCACCAATCGACAGGCCGACGCCGTGCAGCGACAGCGGATACTGCTCGCGTATCCGCCCCAGGAAGTGATGAAACGGCCCGCCGGCCACCATGTAGTTTTCCGCGTGCACTTCGAAGAAGCCCAGCTCCGGTTGGGTCTGGAGTACTTCACGAAAATGCTCGGCCTTGAGCCCCAGCCCCGCCCTTGGCGGCAGCCGGGTATCGGTGGCGAGGAAAGGGGTATTCGACATGGTGGCAGGCCTCAGGCAGATGCGATCAGGACTTGGCTTTGAACGCTTCGAGCTGGCCGAAACCGGTGGGGGAGGTCTTGCTTTCGAGGGTGGTGCAAGTGCCTTTGGGGACCGATTTCCAAGCGTTGGCCTGATAGTCCATTTTCGCGGTACCGGCACAGGTGGTACCGGCACCGGCGGCGCAGTCGTTCTTGCCTTTGAGGGCGACGCCGAAGCATTTTTCCATGCTGTCGTCGGCTGCGTGGACGGTCGAGACGGCTGTCATGCTCAGGGCAGAACCGAGGGCCAGGACCAGGGCGGTGGCGGACAGGGTACGGGTCGAAGCAGTCATGATGATTCTCCAGTTTTTCAGGGAAGTGAACCGGCGTTTAGTGCCGGTCTGCTGAACTAGAGAGGGGGTGTGGGGAAGTGTTACAGCGGGTCCTCGATTTTTTTATTTTTCCTCCAGATTCATTGTGGCGAGGGGATAAATCCCCTCGCCACAAATGTGTTCTCTTGTCACCGTTGTGCTTGCTTGAAATCCAGGCAAAAAAAACGGCCCGAAGGCCGTTTTTTTACTGCCACAGACTCAACCGCCCAGGTACGCCTCGCGCACTTTCGGATCGGTCAGCAGAGCTTCACCGGTGCCTTGCATCACCACGCGACCGTTCTCCAGCACGTACGCCCGGTCGGCGATTTTCAGCGCCTGGTTGGCGTTCTGCTCCACCAGGAACACCGTCACGCCATCCTTGCGCAGTTGTTCGATGATGTCGAAGATCTGTTGGATGATGATCGGCGCCAGGCCCAGGGAAGGTTCGTCAAGCAACAGCAGCTTGGGCTTGCTCATCAGCGCACGGCCGATGGCGAGCATTTGCTGTTCGCCGCCGGACATGGTGCCGCCGCGTTGGGTAAAGCGTTCTTTCAGGCGTGGGAAAAGGTGCAGCACCTTGTCCATTTGTTCCTGAAAGTCGCCCTTGTCGGTGAAAAACCCGCCCATGGCGAGGTTTTCTTCCACGGTCAGTCGGGCAAATACCCGACGACCTTCCGGCACCACCGCGATGCTTTTGCGCATGATGTGCGACGAGTCCTGGCCCACCAGTTCCTCACCCATGTAGCGGATGCTGCCGCTGTGGGCCTGGGGCGAACCGCAGAGCGTCATCAGCAGGGTGGATTTGCCGGCACCGTTGGCACCGATCAGCGTGACGATTTCGCCCTGGCGGACTTCGACGTTGACGCTGTGCAGGGCCTGGATCTTGCCGTAGAAGGTGGAAACGTTTTCGAACTGCAGCATTTACGCTTCCCCCAGGTAGGCTTTGATCACTTCAGGATTGTCGCGGATCTGTTCCGGCGAACCATCGGCCAGGGGCGTGCCCTGGTTGATCAC includes:
- the nhaA gene encoding Na+/H+ antiporter NhaA, giving the protein MALRNSLTRFFQLEAASGLLLIAAAVLALAINNSPLSWLYNGLLDTPVVAQVGALKIAKPLLLWINDGLMAMFFLLIGLEVKREVLGGQLSKPSQIVLPGAAAIGGMVVPALIYWFLNRDNPAALAGWAIPTATDIAFALGVLALLGKRVPVSLKLFLMTLAIIDDLGAIIIIAIFYSGALSSLSLILAAACIAALVALNRMGVVKLGPYMVVGLILWVCVLKSGVHATLAGVTLAFCIPLRTKNAETSPLLTLEHALHPWVAYGILPLFAFANAGLSLSGVTVESFTHHVPMGIAIGLLLGKTVGVFGLTWLAVKIGIASLPLGANWGQVLGVAILCGIGFTMSLFVGSLAFEPGVSDYAGMDRMGILTGSILAALLGYAVTAAASRKQPALPS
- a CDS encoding glycine zipper 2TM domain-containing protein is translated as MRKSVLLVASFSTMAMLLTGCQSSLTGDSYSRDEARRVQTIRMGTIESLRPVKIEGTKTPIGGAAGAVVGGVGGSAIGGGRGSIVAAVIGAVAGGLIGSATEEGLTRTQGVEITVREDDGSMRAYVQQVQENEVFRVGERVRISTVGGTSRVSH
- the pdxH gene encoding pyridoxamine 5'-phosphate oxidase codes for the protein MTQSLADMRRDYTRDGLTEAQAPAEPFALFHQWFADAVKTEQAPVEANAMTLATVDADGRPHCRILLLKGLDAQGFTFFTNYDSAKGQQLAGNPFAAMTFFWPTLERQVRIEGTVVKVTAQESDAYYQVRPLGSRLGAWASPQSRVIAGRGELEDLLKATQQRFNDNQPHCPEHWGGYRLLPERIEFWQGRASRLHDRLNYRLQGANWIRERLAP
- a CDS encoding NAD(P)/FAD-dependent oxidoreductase yields the protein MLRITELKLPIDHPEEDLRPAIVQRLGIASDDLLDFTLFKRSYDARKKSSELCFIYTIDLTVRDEASLLRKFADDRNVNEAPDVSYKVVGQAPADLSERPIVVGFGPCGIFAAMLLAQMGFKPIVLERGPEVRQRTKDTWGLWRKSVLNPESNVQFGEGGAGTFSDGKLYSQIKDPKFLGRKVLHEFVKAGAPEEILYVSKPHIGTFRLTGVVENMREQIRALGGEVRFQQRVTDVLIEDGQLVGVELAGGEQIHSRHVILALGHSARDTFRMLHSRGVYMEAKPFSVGFRIEHPQSLIDSARLGKYAGHPKLGAADYKLVHHAKNGRSVYSFCMCPGGTVVAATSEPNRVVTNGMSQYSRNERNANSGIVVGITPEVDYPGGPLAGIELQERLESHAFVLGGSNYEAPAQLVGDFIAGKPSTALGSVEPSYKPGVSLGDLALALPDFAIEAIREALPAFEKQIRGYSLHDAVLTGIETRTSSPLRITRNETLQSLNVKGLFPAGEGAGYAGGILSAGVDGIRIAEAVARDILGLEA
- a CDS encoding IS4 family transposase produces the protein MAKLALEHAIAPEWVDQVFEEHRQRQYSRELLFSTIIKLMSLVSLGLKPSLHAAARQLEDLPVSLAALYDKISRTEPALLRALVTGCAQRLAPTIKELGCTTMLPGWQVRVVDGNHLASTEKRLGALRHERGAARPGFSVVVYDPDLDQVIDLQACEDAYASERVCVLPLLADAEPGQVWLADRLYCTLPVMEACEQVKTSFVIRQQAKHPRLIQEGHWQEPVPVGAGTVREQIIQVRGGYQCRRVELTLHSPTDSGDSSLMFWSNLPESVSAQQIAELYRRRWSIEGMFQRLETILESEIETLGSPKAALLGFTTAVLAYNVLAVLKRSVEQAHQASQPAGWEASTYHLAVQVRSGYEGLQIALPSECFPVIPLEKLAQRLLELARNIQPKQVAKNPRGPKVPKPKTWVQGTAVHAHVSTDRVIKAAKTKRP
- a CDS encoding PLP-dependent cysteine synthase family protein, with amino-acid sequence MNDHHQWAREAIRIIEADFQRSADTHLIPLPLPGLPGIELYFKDESSHPTGSLKHRLARSLFLYALCNGWLKPGAPVIEASSGSTAISEAYFARLLGLPFIAVMPATTSREKIAQIAFYGGQSHLVDDPTQIYAESERLAREHDGHFIDQFTYAERATDWRANNNIAESIFQQMRFEQHPEPSWLISSPGTGGTTATLGRYVRYRQHGTRVLCADAERSVFFDYYRSGDASLRLDCGSRIEGIGRPRVEASFLPKVIDAMVKVPDALSLAAMHYLAQRLGRRVGGSSGTNLIGALIAARQMVEAGESGSIVAILCDGGERYATTYYDPAWLKAQGYELSGLMEAVAASVERGEALPENVLRANI